From Candidatus Woesearchaeota archaeon, one genomic window encodes:
- the pyrG gene encoding CTP synthase (glutamine hydrolyzing), with protein MFLVVLTNKTKWIIVTGGVLSGLGKGIVTASIGRLLNSTYRVIPVKCDGYLNVDPGTMNPIEHGEVFVLDDGGEVDMDFGHYERFLNINCKFKWNLTSGKVFKAVIDRERRGDYLGKTVQMIPHVTDEIKNRLFEIANEEKADIMLIEIGGTVGDIENMLFIEAARQLKSMVGRENILYVHLAFVPVVGGVEEQKSKPTQQSVSMLEQRGIQPDIVIGRSEDYLQDKIKEKIALFSNVRKEEVISDPKVETTYELPIIFEKEGLLKVLKEKLALRNINDLVEWKKLVANIKNPKNKVKIAICGKYTALMDSYASIIEALMHAGAHLNAKVELKWIETTEIENGKVKVEDALKDVNGVIVPGGFGARGTEGKIKVIQYARENDIPFLGLCYGLQLAVIEFARNVCGLKDAGTSENDEKTNNPVIDILPEQKNVKEKGATMRLGACKAVLKKGSIVQKLYNSDEASERHRHRYEVNPDYHKILEEKGLMFSGMSPNGRLVEFIELSKHKFFIATQAHPELKSRLEDPAPLFYGFVKAAIK; from the coding sequence AAGTGCGACGGCTATCTTAATGTTGATCCGGGCACAATGAATCCGATAGAGCATGGCGAAGTATTTGTTCTTGATGACGGTGGAGAGGTTGACATGGATTTCGGCCATTATGAAAGATTCCTGAATATAAACTGCAAATTCAAATGGAACCTGACTTCTGGAAAGGTTTTCAAAGCGGTGATTGACCGCGAAAGAAGAGGAGATTACCTGGGCAAGACAGTGCAGATGATACCGCATGTTACAGATGAAATTAAAAACAGGCTTTTTGAGATTGCAAATGAGGAAAAAGCAGACATCATGCTTATTGAAATCGGCGGCACAGTCGGCGATATAGAAAATATGCTCTTTATAGAAGCAGCAAGACAGTTAAAGTCAATGGTTGGCAGGGAAAATATTCTATATGTCCATCTTGCATTCGTGCCTGTTGTCGGCGGTGTGGAAGAGCAGAAAAGCAAGCCAACGCAGCAGAGCGTTTCAATGCTCGAGCAGAGAGGAATACAGCCGGATATTGTGATAGGCAGATCAGAAGATTATTTGCAGGACAAGATAAAAGAAAAGATTGCCCTGTTTTCCAATGTAAGGAAAGAGGAAGTGATATCAGACCCGAAAGTGGAGACAACTTATGAACTGCCGATTATTTTTGAAAAGGAAGGATTGCTGAAAGTTTTAAAAGAAAAATTAGCTCTCAGGAACATAAATGATTTAGTTGAGTGGAAAAAATTAGTTGCAAATATAAAAAATCCTAAAAACAAGGTCAAGATCGCAATCTGCGGCAAATACACTGCATTGATGGACTCTTACGCAAGCATTATAGAGGCGTTGATGCACGCAGGGGCGCATCTCAATGCAAAAGTTGAACTGAAATGGATTGAAACAACAGAGATAGAAAATGGAAAGGTAAAAGTTGAAGATGCTTTAAAGGATGTTAATGGCGTTATTGTTCCTGGCGGATTTGGAGCAAGAGGAACAGAAGGAAAAATAAAAGTGATACAATATGCCCGTGAAAATGACATTCCTTTCCTTGGATTGTGCTATGGATTGCAGTTAGCAGTTATTGAATTTGCAAGAAATGTCTGCGGCTTGAAAGATGCAGGCACAAGCGAGAATGACGAGAAAACAAATAATCCAGTCATAGATATTTTGCCTGAGCAGAAAAATGTAAAAGAGAAAGGAGCTACAATGAGGCTCGGCGCCTGCAAGGCAGTTTTGAAGAAAGGAAGCATTGTCCAGAAACTTTACAATTCAGATGAAGCTTCTGAAAGGCACAGGCACCGCTATGAAGTCAATCCAGACTATCATAAAATACTGGAGGAAAAAGGATTGATGTTCAGCGGAATGTCACCTAACGGAAGATTAGTTGAGTTTATAGAGCTTTCAAAACACAAGTTTTTTATAGCCACGCAGGCACATCCTGAACTTAAATCAAGGCTTGAAGATCCGGCTCCATTATTTTACGGATTTGTAAAAGCAGCAATAAAATAA